A section of the Candidatus Latescibacterota bacterium genome encodes:
- a CDS encoding ABC transporter permease, translated as MSRQRGMRPLDALAMSFQAILGNKLRAVLTLVGIVAGIASIIAVMTAVSIIQSTMEAEMSVLGAQVFQVQKWPAGGFSSQEERRKAMRFPPLTVEHANLIREQVDTVDLVGAELWDFGHTASYRGDSTNDNVTLCGGTPEYPANNTHYVGLGRNISPVDIKAGTQVAVIGYAIGQKLFPFTDPVGKTIRVDGRKFRVIGVFDQKKSAFGGGFDQYLLMPISTYLKLYGLRGRDGFTRSVNITVRAKTPELAADAQEQVRQLLRRERGLKANEEDNFHFFSSQSLITQFNTMSRGVKLAAFVIGIIALVVAGIGIMNIMLVSVTERTKEIGIRKSLGARPRYILSQFLLEAVILCNVGGVIGVALGFGLGNVITLFTDFAGVVPLQWAVYGLLFCSAVGIGFGLLPAVRAARLDPVDALGYE; from the coding sequence ATGAGTAGACAGCGCGGCATGCGCCCCCTCGACGCCCTCGCGATGTCCTTCCAGGCCATCCTCGGCAACAAGCTGCGCGCGGTGCTCACCCTGGTGGGCATCGTCGCGGGCATCGCCTCGATCATCGCCGTGATGACGGCCGTGTCCATCATCCAGAGCACCATGGAAGCGGAGATGAGCGTGCTCGGCGCGCAGGTCTTCCAGGTGCAGAAGTGGCCGGCGGGAGGCTTCAGCTCCCAGGAGGAGCGCCGCAAGGCCATGCGCTTCCCGCCGCTGACGGTGGAGCACGCCAACCTCATCCGCGAGCAGGTGGACACCGTGGACCTGGTGGGGGCGGAGCTCTGGGACTTCGGCCACACCGCGTCCTATCGGGGCGACAGCACGAACGACAACGTCACGCTCTGCGGCGGCACGCCGGAGTACCCGGCCAACAACACGCACTACGTGGGTCTTGGCCGCAACATCTCGCCGGTGGACATCAAGGCGGGCACCCAGGTGGCGGTCATCGGCTACGCGATCGGGCAGAAGCTCTTCCCCTTCACCGATCCCGTGGGCAAGACGATCCGCGTCGACGGCCGCAAGTTCCGCGTGATCGGCGTCTTCGACCAGAAGAAGTCCGCTTTCGGCGGCGGCTTCGACCAGTATCTCCTCATGCCGATCAGCACCTACCTCAAGCTCTACGGCCTGCGCGGACGCGACGGCTTCACGCGCTCGGTCAACATCACCGTGCGCGCCAAGACCCCCGAGCTGGCCGCCGACGCCCAGGAGCAGGTGCGGCAGCTGCTGCGCCGTGAGCGGGGCCTGAAGGCGAACGAGGAGGACAACTTCCACTTCTTCAGCAGCCAAAGCCTGATCACGCAGTTCAACACCATGAGCCGCGGGGTCAAGCTGGCGGCCTTCGTGATCGGGATCATCGCGCTGGTGGTGGCGGGCATCGGCATCATGAACATCATGCTGGTCTCGGTGACCGAGCGCACCAAGGAGATCGGCATTCGCAAGTCCCTGGGGGCCAGGCCGCGGTACATCCTCTCGCAGTTCCTGCTCGAGGCGGTGATCCTCTGCAACGTCGGGGGCGTGATCGGGGTGGCGCTGGGCTTCGGGCTGGGCAACGTCATCACCCTCTTCACCGACTTCGCGGGCGTGGTGCCGCTCCAGTGGGCCGTCTACGGGCTGCTCTTCTGCTCGGCCGTGGGCATCGGGTTCGGGCTCCTGCCGGCCGTGCGTGCGGCGCGGCTGGACCCCGTCGACGCCCTGGGCTACGAGTAG
- a CDS encoding HAMP domain-containing histidine kinase, with product MLRFGSLRARIVLFTTVPLITLLAVFLVSTLVTATRAVRSNVRKSLADAGSVVVQLVSTRKGELATMARVTARDPRFFAPFSIPLEERGPEFGPTLEELARDFLRITGADFLEIVDAGGHPVARVGRAGEPAPPDAADGAAGLREALTGSAVTDFYVAGRRLVVAAAVPVVVNGRQEAVLRIGAWLDESFVHEVKRLTGAELSLVHDGRELVSTLPPLQAAPATLAAAAPRSTGAQESVAQSEAFTLRRGDTEYLSLRIQVSGVEPDAGFDAIVARELRAQLAPILTLEKRLALGGLAGVLLTLLVGYAVARSITGPLSSLVQAAGAIERGDYDAPVDVAGHDEVAALGRSVESMRRSLGDHIRHLKNIDQTKSNFIALAGHELKTPLTIISGFNDLIGSGALGEIPASIQETSQCIKGHLMDLNQQVQNMLDLSAFEQGLQDFDFAAVELGALARSAAALRERVLGERKLTLELELAGAPVHARADRERLEQAFLCLLDNAIRFTPDGGRIRVHVGRGDGLALLGVEDSGVGIPPGELQWIFQKLYEAGDIMHHSSGKHAFGSRGFGLGLALCKAIVDLHGGRIDVRSAPGRGSHFTLALPGAAQPAQDSKDVEPEEVLL from the coding sequence ATGCTGCGCTTCGGAAGCCTGCGCGCCCGCATCGTCCTCTTCACGACGGTCCCGCTGATCACGCTGCTGGCCGTCTTCCTCGTCAGCACGCTGGTCACCGCCACGCGCGCCGTGCGCAGCAACGTGCGCAAGAGTCTGGCCGACGCGGGCTCGGTGGTCGTGCAGCTCGTGAGCACCCGCAAGGGCGAGCTGGCCACCATGGCCCGGGTGACCGCCCGCGATCCGCGCTTCTTCGCCCCGTTCTCGATCCCCCTGGAGGAGCGCGGGCCCGAGTTCGGGCCGACGCTCGAGGAGCTGGCGCGCGACTTCCTGCGCATCACCGGAGCGGACTTCCTGGAGATCGTCGACGCCGGCGGACATCCCGTCGCCCGGGTCGGTCGCGCGGGCGAGCCCGCGCCCCCCGACGCCGCCGACGGCGCGGCCGGCCTGCGCGAGGCGCTGACGGGCAGCGCGGTGACGGACTTCTACGTCGCCGGGCGGCGCCTGGTGGTGGCGGCCGCCGTCCCCGTGGTCGTGAACGGGCGACAGGAGGCGGTGCTGCGGATCGGGGCCTGGCTCGACGAGAGCTTCGTCCACGAGGTCAAGCGCCTCACCGGCGCGGAGCTGAGCCTCGTGCACGACGGCCGCGAGCTGGTCAGCACGCTGCCGCCCCTGCAGGCGGCGCCGGCGACGCTGGCCGCCGCCGCGCCGCGTTCGACGGGCGCCCAGGAGTCGGTGGCGCAGAGCGAGGCGTTCACGCTGCGGCGCGGGGACACCGAGTACTTGAGCTTGCGGATCCAGGTCAGCGGCGTGGAGCCCGACGCGGGCTTCGACGCGATCGTCGCGCGCGAGCTGCGCGCCCAGCTCGCGCCGATCCTGACACTGGAGAAGCGGCTGGCGCTGGGTGGGCTGGCGGGCGTGCTGCTCACGCTGCTCGTGGGCTACGCCGTCGCGCGCAGCATCACGGGGCCGCTGTCCAGCCTGGTGCAGGCGGCGGGCGCCATCGAGCGCGGCGACTACGACGCGCCCGTCGACGTCGCCGGCCACGACGAGGTGGCCGCCCTCGGCCGCAGCGTGGAGTCCATGCGGCGTTCCCTCGGCGACCACATCCGCCACCTCAAGAACATCGATCAGACCAAGAGCAACTTCATCGCGCTGGCCGGCCACGAGCTGAAGACGCCGCTCACGATCATCTCCGGCTTCAACGATCTCATCGGCAGCGGCGCGCTAGGCGAGATCCCGGCGAGTATCCAGGAGACCAGCCAGTGCATCAAGGGGCACCTGATGGACCTCAACCAGCAGGTGCAGAACATGCTCGACCTCTCGGCCTTCGAGCAGGGCCTGCAGGACTTCGACTTCGCCGCGGTGGAACTGGGCGCCCTGGCGCGAAGCGCCGCGGCCCTGCGGGAGCGCGTGCTCGGCGAGCGCAAGCTGACGCTCGAGCTGGAACTGGCGGGCGCGCCCGTCCATGCGCGCGCCGATCGCGAGCGGCTGGAGCAGGCGTTCCTTTGCCTGCTCGACAACGCCATCCGCTTCACCCCCGACGGCGGCCGCATCCGCGTGCACGTGGGACGCGGCGACGGCCTCGCCCTGCTCGGCGTGGAGGACAGCGGCGTCGGCATCCCGCCAGGCGAGCTGCAGTGGATCTTCCAGAAGCTCTACGAGGCCGGGGACATCATGCACCACAGCTCGGGGAAGCACGCCTTCGGCTCACGGGGTTTCGGGCTGGGCCTGGCCCTCTGCAAGGCCATCGTCGATCTGCACGGCGGCCGCATCGACGTGAGGAGCGCCCCCGGCCGTGGCAGCCACTTCACGCTGGCGCTGCCGGGCGCCGCGCAGCCGGCGCAGGACAGCAAGGACGTCGAACCGGAGGAGGTTCTGCTATGA